A single window of Eucalyptus grandis isolate ANBG69807.140 chromosome 1, ASM1654582v1, whole genome shotgun sequence DNA harbors:
- the LOC104451524 gene encoding 2-isopropylmalate synthase B-like, with amino-acid sequence MAAPFINPSFSSSSSSSSSFSSAIATATATAPKLHPSSSSSRQTPKCPTTVFFPCITSRPPPQWASAMIRCSAAPPPPPPPPPLEGPTTAPPPHPKYIPNRIPDPNYIRIFDTTLRDGEQSPGAAMTSKDKLNIARQLTKLSVDIIAAGFPVASSDDFIVVKAIALEVGNAVDPHGYVPVICDLSRCNEKDIRAAWDAVRFARRPKIHTFIATSGIHMQYKLKKSKQEVIDIARRMVAFTWSLGCDDVEFSPEDAANTIAGACAGARQVEVTINGIGERAGNASLEEVEGYSGLYVQPHKAIVGANAFAHESGIHQVYLPSFSSLYRGDSDANPSGLKIIANAMQVSCGTLGLSTATVKLISADGKELIACAVGTGPVDSAYKAVDLIVKVPATLLEYSMTAFTEDIDAIATTQVLIRDKNNHMSTLALTGETIHQTFSGTGSSMDIAVSSVRAYIGALNKILNWKSMIVVILSSPSRFLVGLAARSMDELAQSHG; translated from the exons ATGGCTGCCCCTTTCATCAACCCtagtttctcctcctcctcctcctcctcctcttccttctcctccgccATTgctaccgccaccgccactgctCCCAAGCTCCACcccagctcctcctcctctcgtcAAACCCCGAAGTGTCCCACCACCGTCTTCTTCCCCTGCATCACCTCACGTCCTCCCCCCCAATGGGCCTCCGCCATGATTAGATGCtccgctgctcctcctcctcctcctcctcctcccccactGGAGGGCCCCACCACTGCTCCTCCTCCCCACCCTAAGTACATACCCAACCGCATCCCCGACCCCAACTACATCCGCATCTTTGACACCACCCTCCGCGATGGTGAGCAATCCCCTGGTGCCGCCATGACCTCCAAGGATAAGCTCAACATTGCCCGCCAGCTCACCAAGCTCAGCGTCGACATCATCGCGGCCGGGTTCCCTGTCGCCTCCTCGGACGACTTCATTGTTGTCAAGGCCATCGCCCTTGAGGTCGGCAACGCCGTTGACCCCCACGGCTACGTCCCCGTCATCTGCGACCTCTCCCGATGCAACGAGAAGGACATCCGAGCCGCTTGGGATGCCGTCCGCTTCGCCAGGCGACCCAAGATCCACACGTTCATCGCCACCAGTGGGATCCACATGCAGTACAAGCTGAAGAAAAGCAAGCAAGAGGTGATCGACATTGCTAGGAGGATGGTGGCCTTCACCTGGAGCTTGGGCTGCGACGATGTCGAGTTCAGCCCCGAGGATGCTG CCAACACCATAGCG GGTGCATGTGCTGGGGCAAGACAAGTGGAAGTGACAATTAATGGCATTGGTGAAAGAGCTGGAAATGCTTCTTTGGAAGAG GTAGAAGGGTACTCGGGCTTGTATGTACAACCTCATAAAGCTATTGTTGGAGCTAATGCCTTTGCTCATGAAAGTGGCATCCATCAG GTATATCTGCCTAGTTTTTCCAGCTTATACCGTGGTGATTCCGATGCCAATCCGTCTGGTTTGAAAATCATAGCAAATGCCATGCAGGTTTCGTGTGGAACTCTTGGTCTGTCGACGGCAACTGTGAAACTTATCAGTGCTGATGGGAAAGAGCTTATTGCTTGTGCTGTTGGTACTGGACCTGTGGATTCAGCATACAAGGCTGTTGACCTAATTGTTAAG GTACCTGCAACGCTTCTCGAGTACTCCATGACCGCTTTCACAGAGGACATTGACGCAATAGCCACAACCCAAGTTTTGATCCGTGACAAAAACAATCACATGTCTACACTTGCTTTAACTGGGGAGACTATACACCAAACCTTCAG TGGTACTGGGTCGAGCATGGATATTGCAGTTTCAAGTGTGAGGGCCTATATTGGAGCATTGAACAAGAT tttgAACTGGAAGTCCATGATCGTCGTAATCTTGAGCTCGCCATCAAGGTTCTTGGTTGGGTTGGCAGCTAGATCCATGGATGAGCTGGCTCAAAGCCATGGATGA